The following are encoded in a window of Streptomyces sp. 11x1 genomic DNA:
- a CDS encoding DUF6924 domain-containing protein, whose product MPLPQPDDLTSLVLRTDFGDEEAWDAVRAALDAAGEYPHATYVSELRFAGLGVQAVMAEEAAAGEDEQIFYLFLADAATMKDSGHPLLAVDLSDEPGRTFRVPARWFPDISANLSIANMDFAEFADAADGSGTFRGFDQV is encoded by the coding sequence GTGCCTCTGCCTCAGCCCGATGATCTGACCTCGCTGGTCCTGCGTACCGACTTCGGTGACGAGGAAGCGTGGGACGCGGTGCGAGCCGCACTCGACGCGGCTGGCGAGTACCCCCATGCCACCTATGTCAGCGAGCTTCGCTTTGCCGGCTTGGGCGTCCAGGCCGTGATGGCCGAGGAGGCTGCCGCGGGCGAAGACGAGCAGATCTTCTACCTGTTTCTGGCTGACGCAGCCACGATGAAGGATTCGGGCCACCCGCTCCTGGCCGTGGACCTCTCGGACGAGCCCGGGCGGACGTTCAGGGTCCCCGCTCGGTGGTTTCCTGACATCTCGGCCAACCTCAGCATCGCCAACATGGACTTTGCGGAGTTCGCCGACGCCGCTGATGGATCAGGAACCTTCCGCGGCTTTGACCAGGTCTGA
- a CDS encoding PQQ-binding-like beta-propeller repeat protein, which produces MTTELVEQKVRETLHAVDLDRVRAPGDLVEKVLRRRARRRFSQVAGTAAAVAAITVGAVFGFGGGGGDQARPAARSSEGWQPWRTDARGAVDRGCLVDGSALYCAGYKYDAVKFDANTGERLWTLKAIGDGSGSVSVSSRPVAVRDGVLYAYRAHTAEKGSDGNYAPGTDLMAVDTGSGKVLWSVELASDNRDDQAVLLIDGAVLANTPSDRTLSAVDPRTGKVKWRHSWGKGIWCDRVALSGVPYLLCSPETKKPGPTEVLRLDPTTGRTTKVTSLPGRQQIVGTWGDRIVLTRMPERTSVVFEEEQKARTERLTVVDSSGRQTPLSYPVQGTPAAKALVGDRLISVSLAGQASSYSLTTGRTLWTAPVGIKVPDSEANWSDLAQPVVSPHRNVVYFFGPNGDLSGLDADTGERIWRGHVDAGKYGAMPQALLYEDVLIARSGSRLVSFLPSLSD; this is translated from the coding sequence ATGACGACGGAACTGGTGGAGCAGAAGGTCCGGGAGACGCTGCACGCCGTCGACCTGGACCGCGTACGGGCGCCCGGCGACCTGGTCGAGAAGGTGCTGCGGCGGCGCGCCCGGCGCCGCTTCTCGCAGGTGGCGGGGACGGCGGCGGCCGTGGCCGCGATCACCGTAGGAGCGGTGTTCGGTTTCGGCGGCGGGGGCGGCGACCAGGCGCGGCCGGCGGCGCGGTCGTCGGAGGGCTGGCAGCCGTGGCGGACCGACGCCCGGGGCGCCGTCGACCGGGGCTGCCTGGTGGACGGCTCCGCGCTGTACTGCGCCGGGTACAAGTACGACGCCGTGAAGTTCGACGCGAACACCGGCGAACGGCTGTGGACACTCAAGGCGATCGGCGACGGCTCCGGGTCCGTGTCCGTGTCCAGCCGACCGGTCGCCGTGCGCGACGGCGTGCTCTACGCCTACCGCGCCCACACCGCCGAGAAGGGATCGGACGGGAACTACGCCCCCGGCACCGACCTGATGGCGGTGGACACCGGCAGTGGCAAGGTGCTGTGGTCGGTGGAGCTGGCGAGCGACAACCGGGACGACCAGGCCGTCCTGCTCATCGACGGCGCGGTCCTGGCCAACACCCCGAGCGACCGGACACTGTCGGCCGTCGATCCGCGGACCGGCAAGGTGAAGTGGCGCCACAGCTGGGGCAAGGGCATCTGGTGCGATCGGGTGGCGCTGAGCGGTGTCCCCTACCTGCTGTGCTCACCGGAGACCAAGAAGCCCGGCCCGACCGAGGTCCTCCGTCTCGACCCGACCACCGGACGGACCACCAAGGTCACGTCCCTCCCCGGCAGGCAGCAGATCGTCGGGACCTGGGGGGACCGCATCGTCCTGACCAGGATGCCGGAGCGGACGAGCGTGGTCTTCGAGGAGGAGCAGAAGGCGAGGACCGAGAGGCTGACGGTCGTCGACAGCTCCGGCAGGCAGACCCCGCTCTCCTACCCGGTCCAGGGGACGCCGGCCGCCAAGGCCCTCGTCGGGGACCGTCTGATCTCCGTGTCCCTTGCGGGCCAGGCGTCCTCCTACTCGCTCACCACAGGAAGGACCCTGTGGACCGCCCCGGTCGGCATCAAGGTGCCCGACAGCGAGGCGAACTGGTCCGACCTGGCGCAACCGGTGGTGTCGCCGCACCGGAACGTCGTGTACTTCTTCGGCCCGAACGGAGATCTGTCCGGCCTCGACGCGGACACGGGCGAGCGGATCTGGCGCGGTCACGTCGACGCCGGCAAGTACGGTGCCATGCCCCAGGCCCTGCTCTACGAGGACGTGCTGATCGCCCGGAGCGGCAGCAGGTTGGTCTCCTTCCTCCCCAGCCTGAGCGACTGA
- a CDS encoding SigE family RNA polymerase sigma factor, translating to MKASSHDEFREFVAMRSTALLRLAVLLTGGDRHGAEDLLQIALMKVYGRWSSIEQPEAYVRQVMYRQQVNRWRLRGHRAETTVPVLPESGTDADAGAESELRIALWAALARLTKRQRAVVVLRYFEDLPEAEVAALLRCPVGTVRSTAHRSLAKLRALVPELGPAGLADEHAQRLSFTPKGVQG from the coding sequence ATGAAAGCGTCGAGTCACGACGAGTTCCGGGAGTTCGTAGCGATGCGCTCCACCGCGCTGCTGAGACTCGCGGTGCTGCTCACGGGCGGGGACCGGCATGGAGCCGAGGATCTGCTGCAGATCGCGCTGATGAAGGTCTACGGACGCTGGTCGAGCATCGAGCAGCCCGAGGCGTATGTGCGCCAGGTCATGTACCGCCAGCAGGTCAACCGCTGGCGGCTGCGCGGACACCGCGCGGAGACGACGGTGCCCGTACTGCCCGAATCGGGCACCGACGCCGACGCCGGGGCGGAGTCCGAGCTGCGGATCGCGCTGTGGGCGGCGCTCGCGCGACTGACGAAGCGCCAGCGGGCCGTGGTCGTCCTGCGCTACTTCGAGGACCTGCCGGAGGCCGAGGTCGCGGCGCTGCTGAGGTGCCCGGTCGGCACCGTGCGCAGCACGGCACACAGATCGCTCGCCAAACTCCGGGCCCTCGTACCGGAACTGGGGCCCGCCGGACTCGCGGACGAACATGCACAGCGGCTCAGCTTCACGCCGAAGGGGGTTCAGGGATGA
- a CDS encoding PIG-L family deacetylase codes for MTDHPLTLMAVHAHPDDEATGTGGVLARYAAEGIRTVLVTCTDGGCGDGPGGVKPGEPGHDPAAVAVLRRRELEASCDVLKISDLEMLDYADSGMIGWPSNDAPGSFWQTPVEEGAARLAELMEHYRPDVVVTYDENGFYGHPDHIQAHRITMAALDMTALRPKVYWTTAPRSMMRRFGEIMREFHPDMPEPDSAEAAATAEIGLPDDEITTWVDTTAFSGQKFDALAAHASQGENIFFLKMGKERFGEFMGMETFVRVRDTTGTATPEDDLFAGLR; via the coding sequence ATGACTGACCACCCCTTGACGCTCATGGCCGTTCACGCTCACCCCGACGACGAGGCCACCGGAACCGGAGGAGTCCTCGCGCGGTACGCGGCGGAAGGCATCCGCACGGTTCTCGTGACGTGTACCGACGGCGGTTGCGGTGACGGGCCAGGAGGCGTCAAACCGGGTGAGCCGGGGCATGACCCGGCGGCGGTCGCCGTGCTGCGCCGCCGAGAACTCGAGGCGAGCTGTGACGTTCTGAAGATCAGCGATCTGGAGATGCTGGACTACGCCGACTCCGGGATGATCGGCTGGCCGAGCAACGACGCCCCCGGATCCTTCTGGCAGACCCCTGTGGAGGAGGGCGCGGCCCGGCTCGCGGAACTCATGGAGCACTACCGGCCCGATGTGGTCGTCACCTACGACGAGAACGGGTTCTACGGCCACCCCGACCACATTCAGGCCCACCGCATCACGATGGCGGCGCTGGACATGACCGCGCTGAGGCCGAAGGTGTACTGGACCACGGCGCCCCGCTCGATGATGCGGCGGTTCGGCGAGATCATGCGCGAGTTCCATCCGGACATGCCCGAACCGGATTCTGCCGAGGCCGCCGCCACGGCCGAGATCGGGCTCCCCGACGATGAGATCACCACGTGGGTGGACACCACCGCGTTCAGTGGTCAGAAGTTCGACGCGCTTGCCGCGCACGCCAGTCAGGGCGAGAACATCTTCTTCCTCAAGATGGGCAAGGAGAGGTTCGGCGAGTTCATGGGCATGGAGACCTTCGTACGCGTCCGGGACACCACCGGCACGGCCACACCCGAGGACGACCTCTTCGCCGGACTGCGCTGA
- a CDS encoding serine/threonine protein kinase: MGTVYAALTDDGARVAVKVIHPVQAGDPEFRARFRREVRLSALVQGPFLLPLLAADPDADAPWLATAYAPGPTLAQHLAAHGPLSEGTLYAFATGTAQALAAIHAAGVVHRDVKPQNVLLTPAGPRVLDFGIAHAADGTSVTRTGILTGTPGWISPEHYRGGVTAAEGDLFTWGALVAHAATGRLPFGSGAPEAVAYRVLSGEPDLDGVPDALREILEKALAKEPAERPDAAGAADACARLLAAESTQLLAGDRAAAEGDALLSVGELVTALWSVPATDDPSWPVPAPGPPARPSRRRVVVAVLVAAAVVGATVGGVLAFRQDGSGTDSADGAGATASTTSRGTGGSGAGAGRSPSAVSDAEATGPAVTDPRAVPVPADPLAGVADPAFTRADDEAQPVPGEWGASRYATGAEEREAAADIVDEVTAMLTTKDMSFMKPTVTFNRRAQTVMVTGGPISTLTDDYKEVFRRASEMAACTTLAHRLKDAPSSWPYGRFSVYWKDHDGQDEATILGFGRATTGCHSEEAGQRQGTDEGIVTAELPSADKDEIRVAGDTVEAITAAWDTRVAEGHGLEPFDHDDAITLGFDPVDKMVYVWALDGSGVLSGRAQQSHFQDVVTRIACPRLLAEYKRDKRWNYTHWTVAAYQGNSAWPQLFTSGDCLPAESRP; encoded by the coding sequence ATGGGAACCGTGTACGCCGCGCTCACGGACGACGGCGCCCGGGTGGCGGTGAAGGTGATCCACCCCGTGCAGGCGGGGGATCCGGAGTTCCGGGCTCGGTTCCGCCGTGAGGTGCGGCTCTCCGCCCTGGTCCAGGGCCCGTTCCTGCTGCCGCTCCTCGCGGCCGATCCCGATGCCGACGCCCCCTGGCTGGCGACCGCCTACGCCCCGGGCCCCACCCTGGCCCAGCATCTGGCCGCCCACGGGCCGCTGAGCGAGGGCACGTTGTACGCCTTCGCCACCGGCACCGCACAGGCCCTCGCGGCGATCCATGCCGCCGGTGTCGTGCACCGGGACGTCAAACCGCAGAACGTGCTGCTGACCCCGGCCGGCCCCCGCGTCCTGGACTTCGGCATCGCGCACGCCGCCGACGGCACCAGCGTCACGCGGACCGGCATCCTGACCGGCACCCCTGGCTGGATCAGCCCCGAGCACTACCGCGGCGGCGTCACCGCGGCCGAGGGCGACCTGTTCACCTGGGGCGCGCTGGTGGCCCACGCGGCGACCGGACGGCTCCCGTTCGGCAGCGGCGCTCCCGAGGCGGTGGCCTACCGTGTCCTGTCCGGCGAGCCGGATCTCGACGGTGTCCCCGACGCGCTCAGGGAGATCCTGGAGAAGGCCCTCGCCAAGGAACCCGCCGAGCGGCCGGACGCCGCCGGGGCCGCCGACGCCTGCGCGCGGCTGCTGGCCGCGGAGTCCACTCAGCTGCTCGCCGGCGACAGGGCGGCGGCGGAGGGTGACGCTCTCCTGTCGGTCGGCGAGTTGGTCACCGCGCTGTGGTCCGTACCGGCCACCGACGACCCGTCCTGGCCCGTACCGGCACCCGGCCCTCCGGCAAGGCCCTCCCGACGCCGGGTCGTTGTCGCTGTCCTGGTCGCGGCGGCCGTCGTCGGCGCGACCGTCGGCGGCGTACTGGCCTTCCGCCAGGACGGGAGCGGCACGGATTCGGCGGACGGTGCCGGAGCGACGGCCTCGACGACATCCAGAGGCACTGGCGGCTCAGGTGCGGGCGCCGGCCGGTCACCCTCCGCCGTGTCCGACGCGGAGGCGACCGGCCCGGCGGTCACCGACCCACGGGCCGTGCCCGTCCCGGCCGACCCGCTCGCCGGGGTGGCCGATCCCGCCTTCACCCGCGCGGACGACGAGGCCCAGCCCGTCCCCGGTGAGTGGGGCGCGAGCCGGTACGCCACCGGCGCGGAGGAGCGGGAGGCCGCGGCCGACATCGTCGACGAGGTGACCGCCATGCTCACCACGAAGGACATGTCGTTCATGAAACCCACGGTCACCTTCAACCGCCGGGCGCAGACGGTGATGGTCACCGGAGGCCCGATCTCCACCCTCACCGACGACTACAAGGAGGTCTTCCGGCGGGCGAGCGAGATGGCCGCCTGCACCACCCTGGCCCACCGGCTCAAGGACGCGCCGAGCAGCTGGCCGTACGGCAGGTTCTCCGTCTACTGGAAGGACCACGACGGCCAGGACGAGGCCACGATCCTAGGTTTCGGCAGAGCCACCACCGGCTGCCACAGCGAGGAGGCCGGACAGCGCCAGGGCACGGACGAGGGCATCGTCACCGCCGAGCTGCCCAGCGCCGACAAGGACGAGATCCGTGTCGCCGGTGACACGGTCGAAGCGATCACCGCCGCCTGGGACACGCGCGTCGCCGAGGGCCACGGCCTGGAGCCCTTCGACCACGACGACGCGATCACCCTCGGTTTCGATCCCGTCGACAAGATGGTGTACGTGTGGGCCCTGGACGGCTCCGGGGTGCTCTCCGGCCGCGCCCAGCAGTCCCACTTCCAGGACGTCGTCACCAGAATCGCCTGCCCCAGGCTGCTCGCCGAGTACAAGCGCGACAAGCGCTGGAACTACACCCACTGGACCGTCGCCGCGTACCAGGGGAACAGCGCCTGGCCCCAGCTCTTCACCTCCGGGGACTGCCTGCCCGCGGAAAGCCGGCCCTGA
- a CDS encoding PaaI family thioesterase gives MRRSRTFAWEDPTVSARAVGDHSGLDFLREMLAGRLPAPPVAATLGFTLEEAEHGRVVFVLVPGEEHYNPIGSVHGGVYATLLDSAAGCAVQSVLPRGMGYTSLDLTLKFLRPVTVGTGKVRAIGTVLNSGRRTALAQAELRDSEDRLLAHATSSCMVFPVPPRS, from the coding sequence ATGCGCAGGTCACGTACGTTCGCGTGGGAGGACCCCACCGTCTCCGCACGAGCCGTCGGTGACCACAGCGGACTCGACTTCCTCCGGGAGATGCTCGCCGGGCGGCTGCCAGCCCCTCCGGTGGCCGCCACCCTGGGCTTCACCCTGGAGGAGGCCGAGCACGGCCGGGTGGTCTTCGTCCTGGTGCCGGGCGAGGAGCACTACAACCCGATCGGGAGCGTCCACGGCGGGGTGTACGCCACCCTCCTGGACTCGGCGGCCGGCTGCGCGGTGCAGTCCGTGCTGCCGCGGGGCATGGGCTACACCTCGCTCGACCTGACCCTGAAGTTCCTGCGTCCGGTCACCGTAGGCACCGGCAAGGTCCGTGCGATCGGCACCGTCCTCAACAGCGGCCGCCGCACCGCCCTGGCCCAGGCCGAGCTCCGCGACTCCGAGGACCGGCTGCTGGCCCACGCCACCAGCAGCTGCATGGTGTTCCCCGTCCCGCCCAGGTCGTAG
- a CDS encoding helix-turn-helix domain-containing protein has protein sequence MRWLETSAENCTVHRTLDLVGEKWSLLLLRDAMNGVRRFDDFRRHVGLSEAVLADRLRKLVAAGILETVAYREPGSRTRREYRLTCKGWDLWPAMIALKQWGDRYTADPEGPPLEVSHADCGDTVRTVVVCEEGHGPLTPREARTCPGPSARFLARTDVRGDENRPATERS, from the coding sequence ATGAGGTGGCTGGAGACGAGCGCGGAGAACTGCACGGTCCACCGGACGCTGGATCTGGTCGGCGAGAAGTGGTCGTTGCTGCTGCTGCGGGACGCCATGAACGGCGTACGGCGTTTCGACGACTTCCGGCGCCACGTCGGGCTGTCCGAGGCCGTCCTCGCGGACCGGCTGCGCAAGCTGGTCGCGGCCGGGATCCTGGAGACCGTCGCCTACCGCGAACCCGGCAGCCGCACCCGGCGCGAGTACCGGCTCACGTGCAAGGGCTGGGACCTGTGGCCCGCGATGATCGCCCTCAAGCAGTGGGGCGACCGGTACACGGCCGACCCCGAGGGGCCGCCTCTGGAGGTGAGTCACGCGGACTGCGGCGACACCGTGCGGACGGTGGTCGTCTGCGAGGAGGGCCACGGACCACTGACCCCGCGGGAGGCCCGTACCTGCCCCGGACCCTCGGCGCGGTTCCTCGCCCGGACGGACGTCCGCGGTGACGAGAACCGGCCCGCCACGGAACGGTCTTGA
- a CDS encoding class I SAM-dependent methyltransferase, whose amino-acid sequence MSTSTTSTTSDIVDDIGYGRQFDGWYHRLFPDDASVVAEVDLLASLHPDPASGTVEFGVGNGRIALPLSRRVGRITGVDSSPEMLALLRRDLTEDTPVEPVHADIRTYTADGTAGLVYAICATLSMLLTPEEQRQAVGRAADLLAPGGRLVVETHNKPAVIALHEGSARATYFSPYPEPGTGLQSHSVLLPEGSLWHLSHVWYESDGTTRVGTEVSRLTAPEEFDAYARAVGLEPERRLGDWSDAAPYGPDSPLAICTYVKP is encoded by the coding sequence ATGAGCACATCCACCACGTCCACCACTTCCGACATCGTCGACGACATCGGCTACGGCCGGCAGTTCGACGGCTGGTACCACCGTCTCTTCCCCGACGACGCGTCCGTCGTCGCCGAGGTGGACCTCCTGGCCTCGCTGCACCCCGATCCGGCCTCGGGGACGGTCGAGTTCGGCGTCGGGAACGGGCGCATCGCCCTCCCGCTCTCCCGCCGGGTCGGCAGGATCACCGGCGTCGACTCCTCACCCGAGATGCTCGCCCTGCTGCGCCGCGACCTCACCGAGGACACCCCCGTGGAGCCCGTGCACGCCGACATCCGCACCTACACCGCCGACGGCACCGCGGGGCTCGTGTACGCGATCTGCGCCACCCTCTCCATGCTGCTGACTCCCGAGGAGCAACGGCAGGCCGTGGGGCGCGCCGCCGATCTGCTCGCTCCCGGCGGCCGGTTGGTCGTGGAGACCCACAACAAGCCGGCCGTCATCGCCCTGCACGAGGGCAGCGCCCGCGCCACGTACTTCTCGCCCTACCCGGAGCCGGGCACCGGACTGCAGAGCCACTCCGTCCTCCTGCCGGAGGGATCCCTGTGGCACCTCTCCCACGTCTGGTACGAGTCCGACGGCACCACCCGGGTCGGCACCGAGGTCTCCCGGCTGACCGCCCCGGAGGAGTTCGACGCCTACGCCCGCGCCGTCGGCCTCGAACCGGAGCGCCGCCTGGGCGACTGGTCCGACGCGGCCCCGTACGGCCCGGACTCGCCGCTCGCCATCTGCACCTACGTCAAGCCCTGA
- a CDS encoding ABC transporter ATP-binding protein produces the protein MSDRPAGRGRRTRPQDPPVNLEKETGAGAGRRAAHRAVPQLNLHLLWGEGAKPWRAMGRHRRLVLLGIFLGLVGAATSLAQPAVIGGLVAAVGEGRSLTGPIMVGAALFIADALLGAAHSYVIGLAGENIVYDIRRTLAARLLRSRFKAYSGLQQGDVFSRMVSDTMLARSTMTHAIDSILNNSFLVVGGIVLMAWIDTVLLTATLVCLGATSVVSIFLARGVRRVSVRNQTDLGTFGTALLRVLGAMPTVKASRAEARETEGIAAIARRARKSGIKVTVMSSLLDPTMSIGTQLALTVVIGLGAARTATGAMPTADLTAFILYLFYLVAPLLTLFESIAQFQIGRASVERLAELGKIEVETEPENGRPAERPRAARSFARGYEPGLTFDGVRFSYPGSDKIVLDGVSFTVPAEGLTAVVGPSGGGKSTVFQLIERLFDPVSGVIRIDGTDITDLPLNRLRSIVGYVDQDHTLLRGTVRENLTYSAPDTDDKDIAEALRMANLTEVIAALPQGLDTPLGDRGAGLSGGQRQRLAIARTLLQAPRFLLLDEATANLDTESENALRDSIAMISGFCSVIAIAHRLSTVTEAQQIVVLDRGRVHAVGTHDELHRHSELYRRLARLQELSDLAS, from the coding sequence ATGAGTGACCGTCCGGCCGGCCGGGGACGGCGCACTCGCCCGCAGGACCCGCCGGTGAACCTGGAGAAGGAGACCGGCGCCGGTGCCGGGCGGCGCGCCGCCCACCGGGCGGTTCCCCAGCTCAATCTGCATCTGCTGTGGGGCGAGGGAGCCAAACCATGGCGGGCCATGGGGCGGCACCGCCGCTTGGTCCTGCTCGGCATCTTCCTCGGTCTGGTCGGCGCCGCCACGTCCCTGGCCCAGCCCGCCGTCATCGGTGGCCTGGTCGCCGCCGTCGGTGAGGGCCGCTCGCTGACCGGCCCGATCATGGTGGGTGCGGCGCTGTTCATCGCCGACGCGCTCCTCGGCGCGGCCCACTCGTATGTCATCGGGCTGGCCGGGGAGAACATCGTCTACGACATCCGCCGGACCCTGGCCGCACGGCTGCTGCGCTCCCGGTTCAAGGCCTACAGCGGTCTGCAGCAGGGTGATGTGTTCTCCCGGATGGTCAGCGACACGATGCTGGCCCGCTCCACGATGACCCACGCGATCGACAGCATCCTCAACAACAGCTTCCTGGTCGTCGGCGGGATCGTGCTGATGGCCTGGATCGACACCGTGCTGCTGACCGCCACCCTGGTCTGCCTCGGCGCGACCAGTGTCGTCTCGATCTTCCTGGCGCGCGGGGTGCGCAGGGTGTCGGTGCGCAACCAGACCGACCTGGGTACCTTCGGCACCGCCCTGCTGCGGGTGCTGGGGGCGATGCCCACCGTGAAGGCGTCGCGGGCCGAGGCCAGGGAGACCGAGGGGATCGCGGCCATCGCGCGGCGGGCCCGGAAGTCAGGGATCAAGGTGACGGTGATGTCGTCGCTGCTCGACCCGACCATGAGCATCGGCACACAGCTCGCCCTGACGGTCGTCATCGGTCTGGGCGCGGCCCGCACCGCGACCGGGGCCATGCCGACCGCCGATCTGACGGCGTTCATCCTCTATCTGTTCTATCTGGTGGCGCCGCTGCTGACGCTGTTCGAGTCGATCGCGCAGTTCCAGATCGGCAGGGCTTCGGTGGAACGGCTCGCGGAACTGGGCAAGATCGAGGTCGAGACGGAACCGGAGAACGGCCGGCCGGCGGAACGGCCGCGCGCCGCCCGCTCGTTCGCGCGCGGGTACGAGCCCGGACTCACCTTCGACGGTGTCCGGTTCTCCTATCCGGGCAGCGACAAGATCGTCCTCGACGGGGTCTCCTTCACCGTCCCGGCCGAGGGGCTGACCGCCGTCGTCGGTCCCTCCGGCGGCGGCAAGTCCACGGTCTTCCAGCTGATCGAGCGGCTCTTCGACCCGGTGTCCGGCGTGATCCGCATCGACGGCACGGACATCACCGACCTGCCGCTCAACCGGCTGCGGTCCATCGTGGGCTACGTCGACCAGGACCACACCCTGCTGCGCGGCACCGTCCGGGAGAACCTCACCTACAGCGCGCCGGACACCGACGACAAGGACATCGCCGAGGCACTGCGCATGGCCAACCTGACCGAGGTGATCGCCGCGCTGCCACAGGGCCTGGACACCCCGCTCGGCGACCGCGGCGCCGGACTGTCGGGCGGTCAGCGCCAACGCCTCGCCATCGCCCGTACGTTGCTGCAGGCCCCCCGGTTCCTGCTGCTGGACGAGGCCACCGCGAACCTCGACACCGAGTCGGAGAACGCGCTGCGCGACAGCATCGCGATGATCTCCGGCTTCTGCTCGGTCATCGCCATCGCCCACCGGCTGTCCACGGTCACCGAGGCCCAGCAGATCGTCGTGCTCGACCGGGGGCGGGTGCACGCCGTGGGCACGCACGACGAACTCCACCGGCACAGCGAGCTGTACCGCAGGCTCGCCCGGCTCCAGGAACTCAGCGACCTGGCGTCCTGA